Proteins encoded within one genomic window of Microcebus murinus isolate Inina chromosome 8, M.murinus_Inina_mat1.0, whole genome shotgun sequence:
- the LOC105879305 gene encoding cysteine and histidine-rich domain-containing protein 1, protein MALLCYNRGCGQRFDPESNSDDACTYHPGVPVFHDALKGWSCCKRRTTDFTDFLSIVGCTKGRHNSEKPPEAVKPEVKTSEKKELSELKPKFQEHIIQAPKPVEAIKRPSPDEPMTNLELKISASLKQALDKLKLSSGNEEDKKEEDNDEIKIGTSCKNGGCSKTYQGLRSLEEVCIYHSGVPIFHEGMKYWSCCRRKTSDFNTFLAQEGCTTGKHMWTKKDAGKKVVPCRHDWHQTGGEVTISVYAKNSLPELSRVEANSTLLNVHIVFEREKEFHQNVKLWGVIDVKRSYVTMTATKIEITMRKAEPM, encoded by the coding sequence ATGGCCTTGCTGTGCTACAACCGGGGCTGCGGTCAGCGCTTCGATCCCGAGAGCAATTCCGATGATGCTTGTACATACCACCCAGGTGTTCCAGTCTTTCATGATGCATtaaagggttggtcttgctgtaaGAGAAGAACAACTGATTTTACTGATTTCTTAAGCATTGTGGGCTGTACAAAAGGTAGACATAACAGTGAGAAGCCACCTGAGGCAGTCAAACCTGAAGTCAAGACTTCTGAGAAGAAAGAACTATCTGAATTGAAACCTAAATTTCAGGAGCACATCATTCAAGCCCCCAAACCAGTAGAAGCAATAAAAAGGCCCAGCCCAGATGAACCAATGAcaaatttggaattaaaaatatctgcCTCCCTAAAACAAGCACTTGATAAACTTAAACTGTCATCAGGgaatgaagaagataaaaaagagGAAGATAATGACGAAATTAAGATTGGGACCTCATGTAAAAATGGAGGGTGTTCAAAGACATATCAGGGGCTACGGAGTCTAGAAGAAGTCTGTATATATCATTCTGGAGTACCTATTTTCCATGAGGGGATGAAATACTGGAGCTGTTGTAGAAGAAAAACTTCAGATTTTAATACATTCTTAGCCCAAGAGGGTTGTACAACAGGGAAACACATGTGGACTAAAAAGGATGCTGGGAAAAAAGTTGTTCCATGTAGGCATGACTGGCATCAGACTGGAGGTGAAGTCACCATTTCAGTATATGCTAAAAATTCACTTCCAGAACTTAGTCGAGTAGAAGCAAATAGTACATTGTTAAATGTGCACATTGTATTtgaaagagagaaggaatttCATCAAAATGTGAAATTATGGGGTGTGATTGATGTAAAGAGAAGTTATGTAACTATGACTGCAACGAAGATTGAGATTACCATGAGAAAAGCTGAACCTATGTAA